From a region of the Thiorhodovibrio winogradskyi genome:
- a CDS encoding NAD(+)--dinitrogen-reductase ADP-D-ribosyltransferase — translation MTEDATPPDPTLSAAPRLPASARLPINRCNLPADILGGLTYQQHPVPLQLDGVRNFHQALFATLAPLSRRDERSAYFVDYMTVHFCLEDLEEAGFTPGPRKKYRCNANYLRMVRGWSFDSDGREGAVLKHWVETRFGLLARHHGGPLDGRDSDAYHAYLVQGSRGLYATNALEAQLDLLYTYCQYELELAHPGQSHLRLYRGINRIDEHEVLATHPGQRYQVLLNNLNSFTSERERADEFGDYILETQVPLAKIFFYNRLLPGMLKGEDEYVVVGGLYEVGISTF, via the coding sequence TTGACCGAGGATGCGACCCCGCCCGATCCCACCCTGAGCGCTGCTCCGCGTTTGCCGGCTTCCGCCCGTTTGCCAATCAACCGTTGCAATTTGCCGGCGGACATTCTCGGCGGGCTGACCTACCAGCAGCACCCGGTGCCTTTGCAGCTCGACGGAGTGCGGAATTTTCACCAGGCTCTGTTCGCGACCCTGGCACCGCTTAGCCGCCGTGACGAGCGCTCGGCTTATTTTGTCGATTACATGACGGTGCATTTCTGCCTGGAGGACCTCGAGGAGGCGGGCTTCACCCCCGGGCCGCGCAAAAAGTATCGCTGCAACGCCAATTATCTGCGCATGGTGCGCGGCTGGTCGTTTGACTCCGACGGGCGCGAAGGCGCGGTGCTCAAGCATTGGGTGGAGACGCGCTTTGGGCTACTGGCGCGCCACCACGGCGGGCCCCTCGATGGGCGCGACAGCGACGCCTACCACGCCTATCTGGTGCAGGGCAGTCGCGGACTCTATGCCACCAACGCGCTCGAGGCTCAGCTCGATCTGCTCTACACCTATTGCCAATACGAGCTGGAGCTGGCCCATCCCGGCCAGTCGCACCTGAGGCTCTATCGCGGCATCAACCGCATTGATGAGCATGAAGTGCTCGCCACCCATCCCGGACAGCGCTACCAGGTGTTGCTGAACAACCTAAACAGCTTTACCAGCGAGCGCGAGCGCGCCGATGAGTTCGGCGACTATATTCTGGAAACCCAGGTGCCGCTGGCCAAGATCTTCTTCTACAACCGCCTGCTGCCCGGCATGCTCAAGGGCGAGGATGAATATGTGGTGGTGGGCGGACTCTACGAGGTGGGCATCAGCACCTTTTGA
- a CDS encoding chorismate-binding protein, translated as MDQTLLVALPQSDFPPDPRPASALIHDPACAAWLQLRDPAWVLRTNAPDEVRPLLAEGLAHTDTPASLCCLAYEAGTAFDSSLRGQQNPSQPLLWMAGFQTLTLVEGDALLAEYDSDGDGDGNAETREPLFGPWQPEMSEQDYARAFAAVKTHLAAGNAYQINLTQRYRARLLEPPSHAGLRRLFLRLVARHRCPHAAFIDTGDFALLSLSPETFFERDHHRLCCRPMKGTAARGETEAADRDAARRLHACEKERAENRMIVDMVRNDLGRIARIGQVRVPRLFALEHYPTVHQMISEVTAETDASEDAALAALFPAASITGAPKVAATAIIAELEASPRGFYTGTIGTRLESGRAFWSVLIRTLVVHRRSGMAEYGSGGGIVWDSQVDRELAELRLKASLLADTAPRFGLLETMLLQPDGQVFLQQRHLRRLRASARVFGFPRDQALILQHLKAAIEASRRARPEEAHILRLVLSATGAVSVSASALQERPMPTPLRVRLADRPIDSHDVLLRHKTTDRRAYQLAAGGFPGSGEEIFLFNERHELTEGSFTNIVLQLDGACYTPPVSAGLLPGCYRAELLAAGRISERRLRLADLGRATSVWAINSVRGMMPCRVVTAPSLDQGFRRPGDKNPL; from the coding sequence ATGGACCAAACTTTGCTAGTCGCACTGCCCCAGTCCGATTTCCCGCCTGATCCCCGGCCGGCTTCCGCACTGATCCATGATCCCGCTTGCGCGGCTTGGCTGCAGCTGCGGGATCCAGCCTGGGTTTTGCGCACGAATGCGCCCGACGAGGTCCGCCCGTTGCTGGCCGAAGGACTCGCACATACCGACACCCCGGCAAGTCTCTGCTGCTTGGCGTATGAAGCCGGCACCGCCTTTGATTCCTCTCTGCGCGGCCAACAGAACCCGTCCCAGCCTCTGCTATGGATGGCCGGTTTTCAGACTCTGACGCTTGTCGAAGGTGACGCGCTCTTGGCTGAGTACGACTCCGATGGCGATGGCGATGGCAATGCCGAGACGCGCGAGCCGCTATTCGGCCCCTGGCAACCTGAGATGAGCGAGCAGGACTATGCCCGCGCCTTCGCCGCGGTCAAGACGCATCTGGCCGCTGGAAATGCCTACCAGATCAATCTGACCCAGCGCTATCGCGCGCGCCTGCTGGAGCCGCCGAGCCACGCCGGGCTACGCCGGCTTTTTCTGCGGCTCGTCGCACGGCATCGCTGCCCTCATGCAGCCTTCATCGACACCGGCGATTTTGCCCTGCTCTCCTTGAGCCCAGAGACCTTTTTCGAGCGCGATCACCATCGGCTCTGCTGCCGCCCGATGAAGGGCACCGCCGCGCGTGGCGAGACCGAGGCAGCCGACCGGGACGCCGCGCGACGCCTGCACGCGTGCGAGAAAGAACGCGCCGAGAATCGCATGATCGTCGATATGGTGCGCAACGACCTCGGGCGGATCGCGCGCATCGGACAGGTGCGGGTGCCGAGGCTGTTCGCGCTCGAGCACTATCCCACGGTGCATCAGATGATCAGCGAGGTTACCGCCGAAACCGACGCCAGCGAGGATGCGGCTTTGGCCGCGCTCTTTCCAGCGGCCTCCATCACGGGCGCGCCCAAGGTGGCGGCCACGGCCATCATTGCCGAACTGGAAGCCTCTCCGCGTGGCTTCTACACCGGTACCATTGGCACCCGGTTGGAATCCGGACGCGCCTTTTGGAGCGTCCTGATCCGCACCCTGGTGGTTCATCGCCGCTCTGGCATGGCCGAATATGGCAGCGGTGGCGGCATCGTCTGGGACAGCCAGGTGGATCGGGAACTGGCCGAGCTGCGACTGAAAGCGAGCCTGCTTGCCGATACCGCGCCCCGCTTCGGGTTGCTGGAAACCATGCTGCTCCAGCCGGATGGCCAGGTGTTTCTGCAACAGCGGCATCTGCGACGGCTGCGCGCGAGCGCGCGGGTGTTTGGCTTTCCCCGCGACCAGGCGCTCATCTTGCAGCACCTGAAGGCGGCCATTGAGGCCAGCCGGCGCGCAAGGCCCGAGGAGGCCCACATCCTGAGGCTGGTTTTATCCGCGACCGGCGCGGTCTCGGTCTCCGCCAGCGCACTGCAAGAGCGCCCGATGCCGACACCGCTGCGGGTGCGCCTGGCGGACCGGCCCATTGACTCGCACGATGTCCTGCTGCGCCACAAGACCACGGATCGCCGGGCCTACCAACTGGCCGCCGGGGGATTTCCAGGTAGCGGTGAAGAGATTTTCCTGTTCAACGAGCGCCATGAACTGACCGAGGGCAGCTTCACCAACATCGTCCTTCAGTTGGACGGAGCTTGCTACACCCCACCCGTCTCCGCCGGCCTGCTGCCCGGCTGCTACCGCGCGGAGTTGCTCGCTGCCGGCCGCATCAGCGAACGCCGCCTGAGGCTGGCTGATCTTGGGCGCGCGACCTCGGTCTGGGCGATTAACTCGGTGCGCGGCATGATGCCCTGCCGGGTCGTGACGGCGCCCTCTCTTGACCAGGGTTTTCGCCGACCGGGAGACAAAAACCCGTTATGA
- a CDS encoding PAS domain S-box protein, protein MKQCLAREPDATPPERSLAHSLAWEYWLDAEGGLREVSSVCEEISGYAAGDFLADPDLWLGILTPDSRQRWSDQLRAQTMSGATSPQTAIELALIISDGQQRWIEHRCQPVFAPDGCLQGWRGLILDITARKKAELALAREKGLARTISAFNQALIQTGDLDALLATLCRLVVETGGLRACMIFRWSEPEQKLEPLVWSGLGEDSVARMPRAMAASDHLSAAAPLRAWCGECAVFCHDRAAPACDAPFDLWLQSLGVQASSHQLYRAGGEQADAPLGVVSYLLADDLALDREYCELLGQLTADLSFGIGYLKRRAHEARMQADITRRKVRLDALFQSSPVGVALIRERRIIEANDRLCELTGYAREELIDHSTRLLYVSEQAFAANGEALYPRLQSCGEARVETQLRRKDGEILEVTLCLSLLDPAAPDQGSISTVLDMTESRRDRALLETRLALAKHSREGDLEAIRKTAAEAAKRITTSREAEVRLLDHEQAPVVWSELEADALPLWREAARTNTPLVRNESKPAKGGSRVAVPLTQQGQVVAVLEVAGKEADYGEADLLRLQQLASMAVESIEIIHAAQALRAGEERYRIAIQAARDGIWDWDIRAGRVDVNARYLTMLGFLPEPAWLSFSRWRGLVHPEDLERMLRVVESSKSADQPFEAEYRLQHQSGRWHWVFARGRVIERDAQGTAVRMAGIHIDIDARKQAELAAREARQWLEVALAGGEMGLYEVDLIEGSGRVDAHYLRMLGYAPGEIVMDVSTWQALMHPEDRERMNALVAEMVDGQLDQAETEYRMRHRAGGWRWILDRSRVYSRDQQGRAVRSGGIHLDITKRKATEERLRLAAQVFESISEGIVVTDLSGKILDVNQAFVTITGYPLAEVKGQTPALLRSGRHDDHFYAKLWRQLEQSRFWQGEIWNRRKNGEIYPEWLTISAVVDDHGQATHYVGVFADITSLRQSQDRLDFLAHHDPLTGLPNRALLLDRLEVAVVRARRESRAVAVLFIDLDGFKRVNDNLGHATGDKLLVEVAERMRSRLRRGDTLGRLGGDEFLMLLEQDVEEGSAVTLAKLLLEILAEPIVVDEHEIFVSGSIGISLFPQDGEDAEALLAHADLAMYQAKALGRGRHAFYEPELSHKAERQFGIERALRGALLRGDFFLLYQPQVSLSDGSLLGVEALLRWRHPELGVMEPAQFLPAAERFGLMAEIGRWVLFEAANQLRQWRKVGVAVPKLAVNGCLSELSHADFLPVLHEVLDANSLAPEDLVIELVGRIFLDRGDRVQSNLKALRELGVRLAIDNFGIDSGNLADLARLRVDCLKIDRSLTAAAAEDGRVTSVCRSIFGLGKALRLEVVAEGIERRSQAQLLRRHGCTAAQGWLFAEPFMGAQLSEWEGAGASFLALINRD, encoded by the coding sequence ATGAAGCAGTGTCTCGCTCGGGAGCCGGATGCAACCCCGCCCGAGCGATCTCTCGCGCACTCCCTGGCCTGGGAGTACTGGCTCGATGCCGAGGGAGGCTTGCGGGAGGTTTCTTCTGTGTGCGAGGAAATCAGCGGTTACGCGGCAGGCGATTTTCTTGCCGATCCGGATTTGTGGTTAGGAATACTGACGCCGGACTCGCGGCAGCGCTGGAGCGACCAGTTGCGGGCACAGACGATGTCCGGTGCGACCAGCCCTCAGACGGCCATCGAGTTGGCGCTGATAATCAGCGACGGGCAGCAGCGCTGGATTGAACACCGCTGTCAGCCGGTGTTTGCTCCCGATGGCTGCCTGCAGGGATGGCGGGGGCTCATCCTGGATATCACCGCGCGCAAGAAAGCCGAACTGGCGCTGGCGCGCGAGAAAGGTTTGGCACGCACAATCAGTGCCTTTAATCAAGCGTTGATCCAGACTGGGGATCTGGATGCGCTGCTTGCCACCCTGTGCCGGTTGGTGGTGGAAACCGGGGGGCTTCGGGCCTGCATGATTTTCCGCTGGTCCGAGCCCGAACAGAAGCTGGAGCCTCTGGTCTGGTCCGGCCTCGGCGAGGACTCAGTGGCGCGCATGCCACGCGCCATGGCCGCGAGCGACCATCTCAGCGCGGCCGCGCCCCTGCGCGCCTGGTGCGGGGAGTGTGCGGTGTTCTGCCATGACCGCGCCGCGCCCGCGTGCGATGCACCCTTTGACCTGTGGTTGCAAAGCCTGGGCGTTCAGGCCAGCAGTCATCAGCTGTATCGGGCCGGAGGCGAGCAGGCTGATGCGCCGCTTGGGGTGGTCAGCTATCTGCTGGCCGATGACCTTGCCCTTGACCGCGAATACTGTGAGCTGCTTGGCCAGTTGACCGCCGATCTCTCCTTCGGCATCGGCTACCTGAAGCGGCGCGCGCATGAGGCGCGGATGCAAGCGGACATTACCCGGCGCAAAGTCCGACTGGATGCTTTATTTCAGTCCTCGCCGGTGGGTGTCGCGCTCATCCGCGAACGTCGGATCATCGAGGCCAATGATCGACTGTGCGAGCTGACCGGCTATGCGCGCGAGGAGCTCATCGACCACAGTACACGTCTTTTGTACGTCAGCGAGCAGGCGTTCGCGGCTAATGGTGAGGCGCTCTACCCGCGACTCCAAAGCTGTGGTGAGGCGCGGGTCGAAACCCAGCTGCGCCGCAAGGATGGCGAAATCCTCGAGGTGACCCTCTGCCTGTCTTTGCTCGACCCGGCCGCTCCCGACCAGGGCAGTATCTCGACTGTGCTGGACATGACGGAATCGCGACGTGACCGCGCCCTGCTCGAAACCCGGCTTGCCCTGGCCAAGCACAGTCGCGAGGGCGACCTGGAGGCGATCCGCAAGACCGCGGCCGAGGCAGCGAAACGCATCACCACGAGCCGGGAGGCCGAGGTGCGCCTGCTCGACCATGAGCAGGCGCCGGTGGTCTGGTCCGAGCTTGAAGCGGACGCCTTGCCGTTGTGGCGCGAAGCGGCGCGGACAAACACACCCTTAGTGCGCAACGAGAGCAAGCCAGCCAAGGGTGGCTCCCGGGTGGCCGTCCCCCTGACGCAGCAGGGCCAGGTCGTGGCCGTGCTCGAAGTCGCGGGCAAGGAGGCCGACTACGGGGAAGCGGACCTCCTCAGGCTCCAGCAGCTTGCCTCCATGGCGGTCGAGAGTATCGAAATCATCCATGCCGCGCAGGCCTTGCGCGCTGGCGAGGAGCGCTATCGCATTGCCATTCAGGCCGCGCGTGACGGCATCTGGGATTGGGATATTCGCGCCGGGCGGGTGGATGTGAACGCCCGCTATCTCACCATGCTTGGCTTCTTGCCGGAGCCAGCCTGGCTGAGCTTTTCCCGCTGGCGCGGCCTGGTCCACCCCGAGGATCTGGAGCGCATGCTCAGGGTCGTCGAGAGTAGCAAGTCCGCCGATCAGCCCTTTGAGGCCGAATACCGGCTCCAGCACCAGTCTGGCCGCTGGCACTGGGTATTCGCGCGCGGTCGGGTCATTGAGCGCGACGCCCAAGGTACGGCAGTGCGCATGGCTGGCATTCATATCGACATTGATGCGCGCAAACAGGCGGAATTGGCCGCGCGCGAGGCGCGACAATGGCTTGAGGTGGCGCTCGCGGGCGGTGAGATGGGTCTGTACGAGGTCGATCTCATCGAGGGTAGCGGCCGGGTGGATGCGCATTATCTGCGCATGCTCGGCTATGCACCGGGGGAGATCGTCATGGATGTTTCGACCTGGCAAGCCCTGATGCATCCAGAGGATCGCGAGCGCATGAATGCGCTGGTCGCGGAAATGGTCGATGGGCAGCTCGACCAGGCCGAGACCGAATATCGCATGCGGCATCGCGCGGGCGGGTGGCGTTGGATCCTGGACCGCTCGCGTGTGTATTCACGCGACCAACAAGGTCGTGCCGTGCGCAGCGGGGGTATTCACCTGGACATCACCAAGCGCAAGGCCACCGAGGAACGCCTGCGGCTCGCGGCCCAGGTATTTGAAAGCATTAGCGAAGGGATTGTCGTGACCGACCTGAGTGGCAAGATCCTGGATGTCAATCAGGCCTTTGTCACCATTACCGGCTACCCCTTGGCGGAGGTGAAGGGTCAGACGCCCGCGCTGCTGCGCTCGGGCCGGCACGATGACCACTTTTATGCCAAGCTCTGGCGTCAGCTTGAGCAGAGCCGTTTCTGGCAGGGAGAGATCTGGAATCGCCGCAAAAACGGCGAGATTTATCCGGAGTGGCTGACCATCAGTGCAGTTGTGGATGATCACGGCCAAGCCACCCACTATGTGGGGGTGTTCGCGGACATCACCTCGCTGCGACAATCGCAGGACCGACTGGATTTTCTCGCCCATCACGATCCGCTCACCGGATTGCCAAACCGCGCGCTCTTGCTCGACCGTCTCGAAGTGGCGGTAGTGCGCGCGCGCCGCGAGAGCCGTGCCGTCGCGGTGTTATTTATTGACCTCGACGGCTTCAAGCGCGTCAACGATAACCTGGGCCATGCCACCGGCGACAAGCTGCTAGTCGAGGTGGCTGAACGGATGCGGTCGCGTTTGCGCCGCGGCGACACCCTGGGGCGTCTTGGTGGCGATGAGTTCCTGATGCTGCTTGAACAGGACGTGGAGGAAGGAAGCGCCGTGACCTTGGCCAAGCTGCTGCTGGAAATCCTTGCGGAGCCAATCGTCGTCGATGAGCACGAGATTTTTGTTTCCGGCAGCATTGGTATCAGTCTGTTTCCGCAAGATGGTGAGGATGCAGAGGCACTCTTGGCGCATGCCGATCTGGCCATGTATCAAGCCAAGGCCTTGGGGCGCGGTCGCCATGCCTTTTATGAACCAGAACTAAGCCACAAGGCAGAACGGCAGTTTGGCATTGAGCGGGCGCTGCGCGGCGCGCTCTTGCGGGGCGATTTTTTTCTCCTCTACCAGCCACAAGTCAGTCTCAGTGATGGCAGTCTGCTTGGGGTTGAGGCCCTGCTGCGTTGGCGGCATCCGGAGTTGGGCGTCATGGAGCCGGCGCAGTTTTTGCCGGCTGCCGAGCGCTTCGGACTCATGGCCGAGATCGGGCGCTGGGTTCTGTTCGAGGCGGCCAACCAGTTGCGACAATGGCGCAAGGTTGGGGTTGCCGTTCCTAAACTCGCCGTCAATGGTTGCCTGAGCGAACTGAGCCACGCGGACTTTCTGCCGGTGTTGCACGAGGTGCTGGACGCGAACTCTCTGGCCCCCGAGGATCTCGTAATTGAGTTGGTCGGCAGAATTTTTCTTGATCGCGGCGACCGGGTTCAGTCAAATCTCAAAGCCTTACGGGAGTTGGGTGTGCGACTGGCGATCGACAACTTTGGCATTGACAGCGGAAATCTGGCCGACCTCGCGCGCCTGCGGGTTGACTGCCTAAAGATCGACCGTTCGCTGACGGCTGCGGCTGCCGAGGATGGCCGCGTGACCTCGGTTTGCCGGTCGATCTTCGGGCTGGGCAAAGCTCTCCGCCTTGAGGTGGTCGCCGAGGGCATCGAGAGGCGGTCCCAGGCCCAACTCCTGAGACGACATGGTTGCACCGCCGCGCAGGGCTGGCTCTTTGCCGAGCCTTTTATGGGCGCGCAACTGTCAGAGTGGGAAGGTGCCGGTGCGTCCTTCTTGGCCCTAATCAACCGGGATTAG
- a CDS encoding complex I subunit 5 family protein, which translates to MNATPYHLLWLLFAPPALGLLAGWRPPRREFWLLLFGLPLPLVALWLVLASASEPMAGCLTLGGLELHWRLNGLTALLWLLTQVLLLGSAVHAVGNARVSGLPPRSGAWLWPLLGGLALGLGLIWLAADLVLLYLGLELMGLCAVGLMLLPGKVDALMASLRYLLYALVGSLAWLLGIALLLGAWGRLDLAGLAAVAEPNTVTRIAMALLSSGLLLKAAIFPLHAWLAPVHGSAWTPVSAVHGALVVKVSFFILLLLWRLLLPDVVVGAWALGALGSLAVLWGGVQAWRAAGLKQVVAWSTVGQLGYLMLAFPLLAGAGEGVATLVWQATWLQLAGHALAKAAMFMAAGNLLLSTGATRLEGLTGTSRRLPLSLLTFGLAALTLIGLPPSAGFTAKWLLLQASFASGQWIWALVLALGTLLSATYVFRVLRCSFVEDAPATPFRALPLGMELIALALALAAIALGLAAELPLALVRLSALP; encoded by the coding sequence GTGAACGCGACGCCCTATCATTTGCTGTGGCTGCTGTTCGCGCCGCCGGCCCTTGGGTTGCTGGCCGGCTGGCGCCCGCCGCGCCGGGAGTTCTGGCTCCTGCTGTTCGGCTTGCCCTTGCCGCTGGTGGCCTTGTGGCTGGTCCTGGCCAGCGCGAGCGAACCCATGGCGGGCTGCCTGACCCTGGGTGGGCTGGAGCTGCACTGGCGACTCAATGGCTTGACCGCGCTCCTGTGGCTGCTGACGCAGGTGCTGTTGCTCGGCAGCGCCGTCCATGCGGTGGGCAACGCGCGTGTGAGCGGTCTTCCGCCGCGCTCGGGCGCCTGGTTGTGGCCGCTGCTCGGTGGTCTCGCCCTAGGGCTGGGGCTGATTTGGCTGGCGGCCGATCTGGTGCTGCTCTACCTGGGTTTGGAGTTGATGGGACTCTGCGCGGTGGGCCTGATGCTGCTGCCGGGCAAGGTCGACGCACTCATGGCCAGCCTGCGTTATTTGCTCTATGCGCTGGTTGGCTCGCTCGCCTGGCTGTTGGGCATCGCCTTGCTGTTGGGAGCCTGGGGGCGGCTTGATCTGGCCGGACTGGCCGCCGTGGCCGAGCCGAACACCGTCACCCGCATCGCCATGGCGCTGCTGAGCAGTGGCCTACTGCTGAAAGCGGCGATTTTTCCCCTGCACGCCTGGCTCGCGCCGGTGCATGGCAGCGCCTGGACGCCCGTGAGCGCGGTGCATGGCGCGCTGGTGGTCAAGGTGTCTTTTTTCATCCTGCTGCTGCTCTGGCGGCTGCTGTTACCCGATGTCGTGGTCGGCGCCTGGGCGCTCGGTGCCCTGGGCAGTCTGGCTGTGCTCTGGGGCGGGGTGCAAGCCTGGCGCGCGGCCGGGCTCAAGCAGGTGGTGGCCTGGTCCACGGTCGGCCAGTTGGGTTACCTGATGCTGGCCTTTCCCCTGCTGGCCGGTGCCGGCGAGGGGGTCGCGACCCTGGTCTGGCAAGCAACCTGGCTGCAACTGGCCGGGCATGCGCTGGCGAAAGCGGCCATGTTCATGGCCGCCGGCAACCTGCTGCTCTCCACTGGGGCGACGCGGCTTGAGGGACTGACCGGAACCAGCCGGCGATTGCCGCTGTCGCTGCTGACCTTCGGACTCGCGGCCCTGACCCTGATCGGACTGCCGCCAAGCGCTGGCTTTACCGCCAAGTGGTTGCTGTTGCAGGCCTCCTTCGCCTCCGGCCAGTGGATCTGGGCGCTGGTGTTGGCCCTGGGCACCCTACTGAGCGCCACCTATGTGTTTCGGGTGTTGCGCTGCTCCTTTGTCGAGGATGCGCCCGCCACCCCCTTTCGCGCCTTGCCACTTGGCATGGAGCTGATCGCCCTGGCGCTGGCGCTCGCGGCCATTGCGCTGGGCCTGGCGGCGGAGTTGCCGCTCGCCCTGGTGCGACTGAGCGCGCTGCCATGA
- a CDS encoding Na(+)/H(+) antiporter subunit B: MVSITVWVLVGALILLAAACLMDRDLFRACWVFIAFAMVMALIWLMLGEPWLALAEAVLGAGLTGGTLLWTLRGRGKRPRLAPLDRTPRRRRLTAHLRWLMTLTWLGLTSLAIGQLQGLDARMHPLSVDTLFALTGLLVMSLGLWAFAAQRHLLRLLLAFNLIGSGVFLLLASVAVPRAEVRALILIGLTVGLLGSVLGAAVLLRLHALTGQVSLMTPPKASA; this comes from the coding sequence ATGGTCTCCATCACCGTCTGGGTCCTGGTGGGAGCGCTGATCCTGCTGGCCGCTGCCTGCCTTATGGATCGCGATCTGTTTCGCGCCTGCTGGGTGTTCATCGCCTTTGCCATGGTTATGGCGCTCATCTGGCTCATGCTTGGCGAGCCTTGGCTGGCGCTGGCCGAGGCCGTATTGGGCGCCGGTCTCACCGGCGGCACGCTGCTTTGGACGCTGCGCGGACGAGGTAAGCGACCGCGACTGGCGCCGCTGGATAGGACGCCGCGCCGACGACGCTTGACCGCGCACCTGCGCTGGCTGATGACCCTGACCTGGCTGGGCCTGACCAGCCTGGCGATCGGCCAGCTGCAGGGTCTTGATGCGCGCATGCATCCGCTGTCGGTCGATACCCTGTTCGCGCTCACCGGCTTGCTGGTGATGAGCTTAGGGCTTTGGGCCTTCGCCGCGCAACGCCATCTGTTGCGCCTCTTGCTGGCCTTTAATCTGATCGGCTCCGGGGTGTTTCTGTTGCTTGCTAGTGTCGCCGTACCCAGAGCCGAGGTGCGGGCGCTGATTCTGATTGGGCTGACCGTCGGCCTGCTCGGCTCGGTGCTGGGCGCCGCTGTGCTACTGCGCCTGCATGCGCTCACCGGCCAGGTCAGTCTGATGACGCCCCCCAAAGCCTCCGCGTGA